The sequence tcTGAGCAGAAAGTGGACTTTTTGGGAGTGTTTGGCCTGACCACAGCGGGCCGGCGGGACGAGCTGGTGCAGCAGAAGAAacggaagaggaggaggatgctcaGGGAGCGCAGCCCCTCTCCACCTGCATCGCAATCAAAACgcactcctcctcccccccaacTCAGCACGCGCTTCACCCCGGAGGAGATGGACCGAGCGCCGGAGCTGGAGGATAAGAAGCGGTTCCTCACCATGTTCAAACTGTCCCATGTCGCTGTGCAGCAGAGAAAAGGTAAAAGGAGTTCAAAGTGACGTGATGTgtggactgttttttttttcagcattttgatttgatttgttttttaatctgactGATGAGCATGACATAAATTAGCCTAGTTTTATTCCATTGAATCCCAAAACATTTACCAGTCTCTTCAGTCTTGTGATATCTGGTGTCACATGCAGCAGAAAGATTTAACAGGATGGCTGTAGAGACCAGTTCAGTGTGTGAGGCTACAAGAAGATGGTCTGTAACTCTCACCAAGTTACTTTCTGAAGAAAACATTCTGatccaaataaacatttaactaaTTTTTAAGTTTGAGAACTCCCTTTTGCTGTACGCACATGTGTGCTTAAGTCAATCGTTACAGTTTGCCGTCACTGTTCAGGTCATGGTTGGGGTCAGAGACGATAGTGTTGCTTTCTAGCCATTTTGTTGTTTCAGGAGCCACATTAATTAGTGTAATAATTAACTGTTTGTGAAGATGCGTCTTAGCTACTCTTAATTAAATAAACCGCTTCTTACTCACTGTTTAAGTAATGAGTTGGTAGCTTTTAGAGAGCAGCCTCCTTCCTCAGCTCTATAACTTCCTGATACTGCACTTCAGAGCTGTGCCTGTGTCATGTTGTCATTAAGCATGTTGACTCaagctttggaaaaaaaaacatgtgttaaACAATGTATTTGTAATTCAATGCTTTGCATTGCCTTAAGAGGTTGAGGTGGTGTCAAGcatgcagctgcacacacacacacattcactgaagAGGAattgggagcagcagcagtgtctttCGTTACCATCTAAACCTTCTTGATTTACTGTTAGCTTCCTACAGAGGGCAGTGCTCAGACCACAGACCTACAAACATGCAACTAAGAAGCATCACTGCTTATGGAATTGTTAGATACATGCAGACAGGACTAATGCTACCAAGGTTTTACATATTGttctttatctctgtctctcagataATGAAAAAGTGGTGGAGCTGCTTCATGCCATTAAAGAAAAGAGTGTAACCCTTGATACCATCAGACATGCCACTCATCCACTGTGTAAGAGCCCCTCAGCTCAGATCACAGGTGAGACACTTACTAAGGAACATAAGACATGCACACTTGCTCAAGTAGTCTAGTGGGTGAGAGGTTTATTCAGTTGTATAGGAGATGCATCTAAGGAGCAACAGGTTCTAATAGCAACGTTTGTAGGTAATGAAGATCTTGACCTCATCGTGATTCAGCATGTGTTCAAATGATTGCAGATTCTACCTTTGCCCAGCCTCCCTCTGAATCAGAGGACCTCAACAACGTCAGACCACACAGCCCCTCCTCGCATTGCCCAGCGTCCCCCAGTGGCCACCCGAAACCCCTCGGGGACACATTAAGACCAAAGGAACCCCCTTCCCCAGCTGTCTACCCAGACAAGGCCCGGGGGCCCAGCGAAGCGCCGATCTCTAAGAGGAGCTCCAGTCTGCTCAACAGCTTGCGGCCCGCGCTCCCCCACCAGGCGAAAGAGGGCCATCACAGCATCAACGGACGCACCAAACCCTGGGACAGCTTCACCCCGGAAGAGTTTGCTCAGCAATTCCATGATTCTGTGCTTCAGTCCACTCAGAAGtcgctgcagaaacacaaaggtATGAAATATGTTTGCAAAACTGACTAATTAGCAGCAAAATGATACCGAGGTGCAACCTCCAGGTCTGCCAGTATCtactgaaatgttttaaagtacAACACGTCATTCATGAACGTCAGATTTGTTCTCTGATTTCTCTGTTTCTGATTAGAACAAAAAGAGAATTTTCTTATAGGGTCAATTGAATAAAAATTTCGAGCTTCaattaacaattattattattatatattttgaatatgttttcaAGAAATTATTCTATAGGCATCAAACATATCAGACCTTAAGGATATAACTTGCAATTATTTGTATCATTAATCAATCATTTTGTAAATTAATAGATTTACAAATTTCTgaatcaaatgttaaaaaaccaCAAAGAAAAGGTTCTGCATAATAAAAAGCTTAAACAGtcaatatattttcaaaaagttGACTGTTTTGATGTCTTCATTGTAGTTTtctgtattaaatatataaaaaaggatAAATCCATTCCTCTCTGCCGTCTTGTCCTCTAGGTGGAGCCCCAGGGATGTCGGAGTCGTCCCACCTCCAGGAGTCGTCAGTTCACTACAACATTCCAGAGCTGCAGAGCGCCCCTGGCCGGCCGCCACCGCCACCCCCACACTCGCAGGCTCACTCCAATGCACATCCGTTTCCACATCCGCTCTCGCACCCTCACCTTCAACCCAACGGGCAGCACTTCTCAGTGCCACTGCAGCGGGAGGCGCCGGGAGCGAGAGAAGACCTCTCTGGTCCAGAGgactctgaggaagaggaggatgaggaggaagaggaggctccTGCCTCCAAGTGGCGGGGAATTGAATCTATATTTGAAGCTTATCAGGAATATGTTGAAGGTAAACAGCCACACTGAATATGCAGTAACTTGGTTACTTATGTTTATCAGAAGTCATTCTAATGGTTTACATTGCTTTCACAAGAGTAAAAATAGCTggatatgaataaatacacaaaatgaaaaaatgtaattcataaaagtcatatttaaaaaaagctaaaacacTAGTTTTCAGGTTGCTGCATCATTCTCTTGTCACTAGAGGGTGGTATTTATCCTTTCATTACAGATCAGTAATGACGAAATTTTATTAATTCTATAATTGTGtaggttgaaaaaaaaacatttacttaaaCTAGGAACTGATGTATAATCATGTGTTCGGGTAAAATAATGGCATTTTTCACAATAAGTATATAAGTCAAGGACAGGGACCATCTTTAAGAAAATGGATTTGATCTGTAACACAGTCACTGTTGTATTTCAATATATTCAGTTTGCTGCAGACCGTTTCTagtgtctttatttttgttattgttctcTAAcccctgttgttttttctctattttcctcTAGAGCAAAGTCTGGAGCGGCAAGTGTTGCAGAGCCAGTGTCGAAGACTGGAAGCTCACAACTACAACCTCAGTCTGACTGCTGAGCAGCTGTCTCATAGCATGGGGgtaagttacacacacacacacacacacacacacagacacacacacaaacacatcccacaaacaagaacacaaacaacattgGGTAGCAAGTGGTCAGCGGTGTCTATGTGCATGCACAACATGCACTCAGTGAACAAAATAGCTCAACAACTACAAAGCTACTAACTGATGTAACTGCACTAATGGCAAGTCATTGATTGAATGTTGATTTGCAGCATAGCAGGACGATTTCTGCACTAATAGAAGGTGCTGCCCTGTAATGTAGGATGaaatcatataaatatattatcatATGTATAATCCCAGAACTAGAGGCTTTCACTGTTTACAAATACCTACATACAATTCTTCATTATTCTATTACTTGTTTCACTGATGTATATCTGAAACCCATCCTCATTCTTGTTGGTTTCTTTGTAATCTTATGtgtccctctcttcctctgtggttgTGCAGGAGCTGATGTCCCAGAGACAGAAGTTGGCATTGGAGCGGGAGAAGTTACAAACAGAGCTGGAGCACTTCAGGAAGTGTTTAACGCTGCCACAGACACACTGGCCGAGAGGCGGCCATTACAAAGGCTACCCTCCCAGGTGACCCCGACACGCCGACCTGATGGCTCCCGGGCCGCTTCCCTTTTCAGACTTGACACCCAGAGTTTATTTTTCATAGCCTGGCCCGCGTGGCTCTGCAGCGGAGAGCGTGGCAGGCTAGATAAGATGAATGAATGGACGGAGTGAATGGATTGATGAATGCACAGGAGACGGGAACGTTCAGTGAAGGGCAGGCAGTCTTTGGATTGTGGCCAGCCAGGGCCTGCGCCACAAGCCACCAAACGTGTGCCAATGTAGCCAATCCCCTGAGATCAGCGGGAGTTCCGGGGCAGGAGTACCTGcagctcaacacaaacacacacatgcacctgctTCTCACACACTCTTCGGTCCCTGCGGCTCTATTGTTCAGTCCCTGCCTCCCTCACTGCCACATCTACAGACAATCCTGCCAATGAGGGAGCAGCTGCCCCAGGAGGGGTGTCGTCAACAGACGCCCAAACGAAGGCTCCTGGCCAGTCGGGACGGATTTTCATCACAGCGGCCACATGAGCTTTTGAACTGGAAATGCACTTATGAATAAAACGCTGAAGAACTACCTGGTGGTACTGTGTTACAACAAAGAACTGCTCAACGTTAGGGAGGAACTTAGaaaaatgcacatttttttgcaaagaattaaggaaatgttttatttcgaaatagaaAATTTGAGAATTATGAATTTTAAAAGGTGCTTTAGCCTTGTATTGTATATAATATGAAGACTTAAAAAgaattttgtatgtttttattactttaatcATTGTTCTTTTAAAAGAAAGCCTGCcatttttatatgtttatgcTTTTTTGggttggaaaaagaaaagccttGCTTTTAGTGTTTGTACTGCTGCTGGCCAGAACAGCTCATTCTGAGACATTTAGCGGAGTGAGAGCAAACAGGATACACGCCTCCTCTTCTCGTTATTCTCTCCCGGCCACAGCCGCCTCAGCCGGACCTGTGAGCTCAGAGAAGCTCAGTCAGAGGTCCTGAGACATGGCTCCTGCCCTGTTAcacccccctcccacctccttcACAGCAACATGTCTCTGTTTTAATCACCGTTTCAACAGCTCCTCCTGTCGGCTTCACTGCCGCTGACATTAGCTCCACATACACAACTCGAGATCCAGTGACACATTAAGTTCTTCACTCACTCGTTTAGTTTCTAAAGACATGAAGAGACTCTTTAAGCAGCCGCCTGATGAAAACTGGTTCTTGATGCTTTCTCTTAATGTCCGACCTTCACCTTCATTTTCGACGTAATGTAGCATTGAACTGAAACGACATGAGGGTTTGATAATGTTCTGCATTTTAAGATCCAGCCCTAAACGTCATGACAGGATGTAgtgccaaaataaaaataaaaaaataaaatcgtAGCATCTcgaattttttatttaaaacagagtTGAAATTAGGTAGCCAAACATTCAAACCAGAACGGCCATCTTCCACTTCTGAATATCACACGCCTCCTTCCTGCATATCCCCCATTTTGTAGAACCCTCGCTGCCCAAAGTTGCCAACAAGTTACAAATAAACTGGAAATCACAAAGTCAATTCAAACTGGGGTTTTCCCAGtacacataaaaacagaaaggtTTGATTTACCTGGTCTCATACCTGTTTACAACCCGTCTGCCCTCCTCCTGATTCTGTTCGTTTCACACTGACACTCTGTCCCCTCACCTCATGGCCCTATGTGGGATCTTAAACCCAAGAGCTCGTCTACTCCGGGTAGAGATTATACagatttcctcttttttaaGTAAAACGAATTTGAAAATGTGCATAAAGTTAACTTATAAAAGACTAAAGCACAATTAGTTAGTACTTAAGACTTACCCCATACTTAAAACATAAGGTTTTACAAGTGCCTCAAGAATTTGGGAGCATGTGAATGAGTTGCAGTCCTCATGGACATTTTACACATAAAATTATAGATTAGGGACATTTCATATTGTCTTTGTCTCCTTTCAGATATTGTGCATGTCAACGGGTACAGAATCCCTTTATCCAAAGGCATTTCCAAGAATACATTTTatccaaacacatttttttatgaatgaggATCAGAGGGATACGGTATAATCTGTCATTTTTACAGAGCAGAAAAGAGCCGAGAGCGCAGCCCACCAGTTAATGAAGGAGCACGCACACTGAGGgaagcagccaatcagctggGGAGGACGGTGGCGTACAGCGAGCCCCGCTTACCCAGCATCCCCTGTGTCTCCAACCCACGCACGCCCATGCAATAGCCCCCCCCCATACTCAGTGGAGGATGTCTAGATGCTGTGAAatcctgtttttaaaatgtacttgTTTGAATTCattgtaatgtaatatattctTTGTTGAATGTAGTAATTAGGTATTTATGAATATATGGCTGTGATttcagacaaaaaagaaaataaaatatttcaaaaatgttaaataccAACCTTTGTCCGTTTGTGGGTGCTGGTAGAGTTATTTAACAATTTCACAGCGAGACAACAAATCACACGTGTTGCATGAATTAAAAAGCAAAGATTCCAGGACCTTAATGGATCTTTTCATAAATAGGTTAACTTGGAACTTAAACATAACCCTGATCTTATCTAGTCACTGGTTTTAGATTGAAATACAGCGATCCTTGGTTAGAACTATATTTATGTGGTTGTCCATGCAAGTTAAGAAATTCACTTACCCTCCACTTCTACACTAACCTCAAACTGGAGTTGGTTTGAGGATGATGCACTTGTCTTCTCGATATTTACACAGAATCACAAAGAGGCAAATTTCTTAACTAGGACTTAAACTAGTATTCTTAAAAAGAAATGATTGCCATGTATACACAATAAACATATCCACATACAATTATACATGCACATAAATAAGAAAttgaaaagaataaagaagagCATATACACAAGTTCACCACTTCAcatacacattaaaacatttattttgttacattttgaaACACAAATGCAAGGTGGTTGTTTTAACTactgacattaaattaaataagcACATTGCAAACAGCAGACGCATATAAAGCGTATATGCTTGTCAATATTTACAGATGGATGCGTTTTCCTTGAGAAGTGTAACCCCTTAAAAAACACAGGGGGAAAActcttctcctttcttcttAATAAATCCACAGGTCCAAGGCTCTGTCCTCAGCTGTCCCACATCAAGGGGACAATATTCAAACTTCATCATGATTTAAACTTGTGGATCAATATTCCATTGCCTTTCCTTTACTAGAAGCAGGTTGCATATTGGAGCGTAGCTTGTACATAAAGTTAAGAGAGTCGAGGAAAAACGATCGAATGGTGTTGATCTCCATCAGAGTCAGGTTGTCCAGCTACAGAGGGAAGgacgcagagagagacaggagacaaTGTTAGTTTTTTGACAAGCAAAGATGACATattcagggttcatacacattttgaccaatggatgtccatgacttttcaataactttaaaccaaatttccattaccgaacattttgtgaaatctcggtgtataagcgaaaaagtgacaaaatgtagcattcaaactaacaatgagaattccaaggcatacagtataccttaatggacacaaacccaagtatgcctgcttatattttgagcgtatttctttaaaagcatatgaattatttaaaactcagcataAATGAACGACGTAAAAATATGATTATAActaatttccatgacttttccaaaactgtTCGGATTTAATTgtaaaattccatgacttttccaggtttttcatgacccTAGGAACCCTGCATATAACATGTATTCTCTAACAACTGTGATGAATGTTTGAGCTCATGTCCTCCTGCTGTTAAATATCACAGTGaatcagaggaaataaaaaataaagaataagagGGAAATCCCAAATATTTAGAGACAATCGCTCAGATTAAGAAAGAATGAAAGCGTTACAAATATCCTAactaatatttttttaagtatcaGTGATTCACAGGTTGATTATTCATGCAATTAAATGGTCTTTTACATGTCAGAAAAAATACCTTTTCCCAAAGCAACATTTTCATATTGATTGTTTCTTAGACCTGCAtctcaaaaccaaaacattaaGACTCAACCATCACAGCCGAGAAAGAAAACCAGCAAGTATTTTTGCTTAAATGTTCAAATCAATTAGGTTTATgttgacaaataaacaaattggtGTCAAATGGTACCTTGGCATGAGCCTCCTGCTGATTGATGAAGCTGTCGGCGGACAGGCGGAGTTTGGCAATGCGCGTGTCCCAGATGTCTTTGACCAGCGTGCGGATCTCATCTGCCTTAGGAATATTATCTGACgcgctgcagaaacacacaaaccattaaGTGAGCTACAGTGACAAATACAAGGATGATAATCGACGTGACTCGGGTTTCTACGACTCACTGGTTCAGCAGCAGTTTGGTCAGCTCCATGTAGTACGGACTGGGAACAGGAGCGAAcgttccctctttcctctcaaGCTCTCGTATCTCCTCCAGTTTCTCTGCACATTGGAGCAGAGCATCAACAGGCAGGTCCCAAACAAGAAGACCACGAACCAAATCACCACATGAAGCcaatctgtgtatgtgtttataagTAAAAGGTTTTTCAGGGGACAGGTTGATAGGAAAGGTCAGAAATTAGTTAGGGAAAAGGATATTTCCATGAAATCAGacaccaataaaaaaaatgtttagtttGGGATTTATAGGAAACAAGAAATATATAGAATAACACCAGCCATATCCCGTAAATCTATAAaacttgaaaatgtaaataaactacataaacatcaacatgaatattaacatTGACTTTAGGGAAATAATCTTACTGAACTGACTGTGTGATTCAGAAAATAATCCCTAATCAAATTTGTATTACAAATCATCCCATGTCTagttcaaacagagaaaatatatgGTCAGCatgtaatgatttatttttggacagatgatgtttgtgtggaaGTGTCTAAATTAAAGTGTGGAGAGGTATAGAGTGATATAGAAACGTATTTGTgtggtaaaacaaataaactaaaacaaacactgactttAACTTCATAGTAGTACGTTTTATAATATTAAAAGTATATTTACACTGTAAGTGTTTCTTAATGTAGTTAGCTGGAACCCTCTGCTTTGGAAGCCACCTGCATTAACTGTGTTGGTATATTATTACTTATTTGTTTTCAACTCTTACCAACATCCATCCACTCCGGAGGAACGATTCTGcacttctgtctctgtttgagGTTGAGAGCCAACCACACCGGGACTTCCACTGGCAGCCCAGGGTTGAAGGGGCCCAGGTCCCCCtgaagacacagggacacacgtTACTGAGCAGAACGGTTCcagttcacaaacacacacaagctcctGACTCCATCTACACCAACACACAAGCTGTGTGTAGTGGACCTGTGGGGTTATAGCTCCACGTGTGACtacaacactgagctgcagGGTAAATATAAACAAGCCATTCGATGGTTCAGTTCGGTTTACGCTCATTTGTGGAACCCTGTGAAATAAGGTGCTAACAAACACAACGCATCTCCTTACCCCGATCAGATAGATCTTGTCCAGACTGAAGTTTGGAATGATCTTCACGATCTCCTTCTCCGAGAGGAACTCCACTTCTGCAGGATCCATCAGGTCCGTGCGTTTTTACTGCTTCACACAAACTTCACCACAACACTGAGAAACGTTCCCGCGCTGCGAGACACCCGGAAGCACGGCGGCGTCATCAACCGGAAGTGAGTTGCGACGTTTAACGCGCTTTTACAAATTATTTCCTTGTCTCACTTTACGATTCTAATCCCGTCAACACTGAGAATCTGGTTTCTACCTTATTACAGTTTAAAGGCTATTAAGGAACCGGTTGCCTTGACAACACTGTCCGCTCCTTCAATGGTCCGGCCCGGAAAGTCAAAGTTGGGTCATGTGATAGTAAGGCAGTTGCATGTAATAACCGCTAGGTGGCACACATTGACCAATCGATGAAGAGCTTTGCAACGTCGATTCTATAAACCAATAAGTGAGGATTTTTAGACAGTATTGGTTATTCACACGAGGATGTATAGTTTCCTTATAGTTACACTGTTATGTAGAAGAGTTGGTGAGACAGATAGAATAATTCATCCTTCACTGTGCTTGTCATACCATGATCATAATCATTCTGGCTCTCAGAATATAGAGTTAAATATTGCGGCTGAacacccccacctccccctcccctgccAAACCTGACAACCCagagatgtttagtttgtccagtttaggCTACTGTAAATAACATGTTTGCCTCCGCAGAGGACACGCTCTCGAtgcaaatataaagtatttaagtataaagggcccattctagggcaAAGAAAACAAGTTCTTGAACAATTTAGATAATTatacacaagtgaaaacatcactaggattattttgtattcagtttctgccaataCTTCTCTTTTACTTATATAACACACAGTTAACCTTTAGGTACTGTTGCTGGAAATTAGAAAACTAATATTACAAATTTAGAAGCTTCAGTATTTACATACACTATTGTGTGAGTAGGATTCATGTTGTTGAATGCTTAATATACTCTTCTGTGGATTAATTTGTACGATCACATTTAATAAAG comes from Platichthys flesus chromosome 1, fPlaFle2.1, whole genome shotgun sequence and encodes:
- the gins2 gene encoding DNA replication complex GINS protein PSF2, with amino-acid sequence MDPAEVEFLSEKEIVKIIPNFSLDKIYLIGGDLGPFNPGLPVEVPVWLALNLKQRQKCRIVPPEWMDVEKLEEIRELERKEGTFAPVPSPYYMELTKLLLNHASDNIPKADEIRTLVKDIWDTRIAKLRLSADSFINQQEAHAKLDNLTLMEINTIRSFFLDSLNFMYKLRSNMQPASSKGKAMEY